In the genome of Methanopyrus kandleri AV19, one region contains:
- a CDS encoding radical SAM protein translates to MRGPCPNDHPCYVGEHGKFVKVHLPVGGRCNIHCRFCESGLEHEGVRVDYPGRAVRTITGDEARTALKRVKEHCGRVDVVGIAGPGDPLANWEDVKETFDVVAETVPEAKRCLSTNGVWLPDLIDEVTELVHSVTITVNALDPEIAADIYDRALTPEGEVLTGKEAARWIVERQEGAMDALKKERYILKKVNFVLVPGVNEDEVERVAERAADAGFHAMNVIPLIPGGDMKDHRPPTCRELSRARDRAEKYITVMRRCMQCRADVIHCRGRPRLIWELLEED, encoded by the coding sequence GTGAGAGGACCGTGTCCGAACGATCACCCGTGTTACGTCGGGGAGCACGGGAAATTCGTGAAGGTGCACCTACCCGTGGGCGGACGGTGTAACATCCACTGCCGTTTCTGCGAATCCGGACTCGAGCACGAGGGAGTACGGGTGGATTATCCCGGACGTGCCGTCCGCACGATCACCGGAGACGAGGCTAGGACGGCCCTCAAAAGGGTAAAAGAGCACTGCGGACGCGTCGACGTCGTCGGAATCGCCGGACCCGGCGACCCACTGGCGAACTGGGAGGACGTGAAGGAGACCTTCGACGTCGTCGCCGAAACGGTACCGGAGGCGAAACGCTGCCTGTCCACCAACGGCGTGTGGTTACCCGATTTGATCGACGAGGTGACGGAGCTCGTGCACTCGGTGACGATCACCGTCAACGCGCTGGACCCCGAGATCGCGGCCGATATCTACGATCGAGCACTGACACCCGAAGGCGAGGTGTTGACCGGGAAGGAGGCCGCCCGATGGATCGTCGAGAGGCAGGAAGGGGCCATGGACGCGCTGAAGAAGGAGCGCTACATACTCAAGAAGGTCAACTTCGTGCTCGTCCCCGGTGTGAACGAAGACGAGGTCGAACGCGTCGCGGAGCGCGCCGCCGACGCAGGGTTTCACGCCATGAACGTGATCCCCCTCATCCCGGGCGGCGACATGAAGGACCACCGACCGCCGACGTGCCGGGAGCTCTCGAGGGCGCGGGACCGGGCTGAGAAGTACATCACCGTGATGCGCCGATGCATGCAGTGTCGCGCCGACGTGATCCACTGCCGCGGCAGACCCCGGCTGATCTGGGAGCTGCTAGAAGAGGACTGA
- a CDS encoding methanogenesis marker 7 protein, whose protein sequence is MFETVIYEGGVYKADEMRDLVEDLGGFVLSEHQMQLEVHMVLAVPVDDLDVIERKAEELLGEIRRMPLAGTEIAVVGMSLARHHMPHPVCDIAEYLRRHGAKSNVIGLARGYGRELAQLRTREKRLLEEHDLVIFVVGNFKDCIEKYKLPLVRRIERVPVVVVGGPEEIDADDVVYVGGIGRKPYRFRKGREITKLDEIVDVVSKIIEERRQELAEDPPVVPPMVVKDRINRELKIEERFTSPMPITLQLDGLRVKAPYDEWADRVAEVEVFGWKLREIADIRRSEMDDHILVKIRPKSAVTG, encoded by the coding sequence GTGTTCGAAACCGTGATCTACGAAGGGGGCGTGTACAAGGCCGACGAGATGCGCGACCTGGTCGAGGACCTCGGCGGGTTCGTCCTGTCCGAGCACCAGATGCAGCTGGAGGTCCACATGGTTCTAGCCGTACCCGTCGACGACCTGGACGTCATAGAGCGGAAAGCGGAGGAGCTCCTCGGAGAGATAAGGAGGATGCCGCTGGCCGGTACCGAGATCGCGGTCGTGGGGATGAGCCTGGCCCGTCATCACATGCCACATCCCGTGTGTGACATCGCCGAGTACCTCAGGCGTCACGGCGCCAAGTCCAACGTGATCGGCTTGGCCAGAGGTTACGGACGCGAGCTGGCCCAGCTGCGCACCCGGGAGAAACGTCTCCTTGAAGAACACGACCTGGTGATCTTCGTCGTAGGGAACTTCAAAGATTGCATCGAGAAGTACAAGCTGCCGCTGGTCCGACGGATAGAACGCGTGCCGGTCGTCGTGGTGGGAGGTCCGGAGGAGATCGACGCCGACGACGTGGTGTACGTGGGAGGAATAGGTAGAAAGCCGTACCGGTTCAGGAAGGGTCGCGAGATCACGAAGCTCGACGAGATCGTCGACGTCGTCTCGAAGATCATCGAGGAGCGACGACAGGAGCTGGCTGAGGACCCGCCCGTCGTCCCACCGATGGTAGTGAAAGATCGAATCAACCGGGAGTTGAAGATCGAGGAGAGGTTCACCTCCCCCATGCCGATCACACTCCAGCTCGACGGTCTTCGGGTGAAGGCACCGTACGACGAGTGGGCGGATCGAGTGGCGGAGGTCGAGGTCTTCGGTTGGAAGCTCCGGGAGATCGCGGACATCAGGCGATCGGAGATGGACGATCACATCTTGGTGAAGATCAGACCTAAGAGCGCGGTGACGGGATGA
- a CDS encoding DUF1678 family protein, with translation MNVRPGGPPVLDPVRLGVPMEVPEDPVELVRVFRVLVETLERGTLPFLGASYRSVNGKVYGPYYEARWKPRKGERGRTIYLGREDNESVQFLREWLETIRLAAPRLSEHRKAKWFVARAVRRALVPVLRQLAQMSAEHRAEVLQKLEEIVKEGVSRTCSILRSVEFNPLRRLGWPGSGKEIIDSVLRGLPGTVRDILVDVLAPWPAWYSLRIVRLWRGEREARRYWRERVGLYDRVKQREAA, from the coding sequence ATGAACGTCAGGCCTGGAGGGCCACCGGTACTCGATCCGGTCCGGTTGGGCGTTCCGATGGAAGTACCCGAAGACCCCGTGGAGTTGGTTCGGGTGTTTCGGGTCTTGGTGGAGACTTTGGAACGGGGGACTCTACCGTTCCTGGGTGCGTCGTATCGGTCGGTGAACGGGAAGGTGTATGGGCCGTACTACGAGGCTCGGTGGAAGCCGCGGAAGGGCGAGCGCGGCCGTACCATCTACCTGGGCAGAGAAGACAACGAGTCCGTCCAATTCTTACGGGAATGGCTCGAAACGATTCGACTCGCGGCACCGAGGTTGTCGGAGCACAGGAAGGCGAAGTGGTTCGTGGCGAGGGCGGTCCGTAGGGCCCTCGTACCGGTGCTGAGGCAGCTTGCACAGATGTCTGCCGAACATCGTGCGGAAGTGCTCCAAAAACTCGAGGAGATAGTGAAGGAGGGAGTCAGTCGGACTTGTTCGATCCTAAGGTCCGTCGAGTTCAACCCGTTGCGTCGGCTCGGATGGCCCGGCAGTGGGAAAGAGATCATCGACAGCGTACTCAGGGGGTTACCCGGAACGGTTCGGGACATCTTAGTGGACGTGTTGGCCCCGTGGCCGGCCTGGTACAGCCTTCGCATCGTACGTTTATGGAGGGGTGAGAGAGAAGCCCGTCGCTACTGGCGGGAGCGGGTAGGACTGTACGACAGGGTGAAACAGCGGGAGGCCGCCTGA
- the cofC gene encoding 2-phospho-L-lactate guanylyltransferase: MRFVVPFADRGDRKTRLSSCMDEETRERFALAMLRHVVRVLSKFGEVEVVTPDSSLSVPGTKVRRSDASLDELPLPDGEFGLVMSDLPLLSEEDVERALEGLKDADVVLCPSRRGGTSGVFVRKGVRFRPTFGGVSFPRNLRRAEKQGVEVAVVKSLGFFADVDEPEDLLDAALLGRREVAKIARSVVEV, from the coding sequence GTGAGGTTCGTGGTGCCGTTCGCGGATAGGGGGGATCGTAAGACCCGGCTGTCCTCGTGCATGGACGAGGAGACGCGTGAGCGGTTCGCGTTGGCGATGCTAAGGCACGTGGTAAGGGTGCTCTCCAAGTTCGGCGAGGTAGAAGTGGTAACTCCGGACTCCAGCCTGTCGGTGCCGGGGACGAAGGTACGACGGAGTGACGCGAGTCTCGACGAGCTGCCGCTTCCGGACGGTGAGTTCGGGCTGGTGATGTCGGATCTACCGTTGCTGTCCGAAGAGGACGTCGAGCGGGCGTTGGAGGGGTTGAAAGACGCGGATGTCGTTCTCTGCCCGTCCCGACGAGGTGGAACGAGTGGAGTGTTCGTGAGGAAGGGTGTACGGTTCAGGCCGACGTTCGGTGGTGTGAGCTTCCCTAGGAACTTGAGACGGGCGGAGAAGCAAGGGGTGGAAGTCGCCGTGGTGAAGTCGTTGGGGTTCTTCGCCGATGTGGACGAGCCGGAAGACCTGCTCGACGCGGCGTTGTTGGGGAGGAGGGAAGTGGCGAAGATTGCGCGTTCCGTCGTCGAAGTCTGA
- a CDS encoding formate--phosphoribosylaminoimidazolecarboxamide ligase, whose product MLSREEILEILSEYDLEDLSIATLGSHTALHILKGAKEEGLRSVVVCEEGRTTPYERLGVADEIIVVERFQDMLDEEVQERLRELNAIVVPHGSFVAYVGLDGIENEFCVPMFGNRRLLRWESERSLERKLLKRAGVKVPKVFDSPEDIDRPVIVKFPGARGGRGYFICSDPEEFEEKAERLIEDGVIDEEDLEQAHIEEYVVGTNFCVHYFRSVVEDTVEVLGMDRRYETNIDGLVRMPAGDQLEAGLEPSYVISGNIPVVVRESLLVQLYEMGDRVVRASEDIEEPGFIGPFCLQTLCTEDLEFYVFELSARIDGGTNVTFLPYAYLKFGEIVTMGRRIAKEVREARDKGLLEGVVT is encoded by the coding sequence TTGTTATCTCGGGAGGAAATTCTCGAGATCCTCTCGGAGTACGATCTCGAGGACCTGTCCATAGCTACGCTCGGAAGCCATACTGCACTTCACATTCTAAAGGGCGCCAAAGAGGAAGGGCTTCGCTCTGTGGTAGTCTGTGAAGAAGGTCGCACAACACCCTACGAGCGACTCGGGGTCGCCGATGAGATCATCGTGGTAGAGCGCTTCCAAGACATGCTCGACGAGGAAGTTCAGGAGCGTCTTCGAGAGTTGAACGCTATCGTCGTGCCGCACGGGTCCTTCGTCGCCTACGTGGGTCTGGACGGGATCGAAAACGAGTTCTGCGTGCCGATGTTCGGAAACAGGCGGCTACTGCGCTGGGAGAGCGAGCGCTCTCTAGAGCGTAAGCTTCTGAAGCGGGCGGGCGTGAAGGTGCCGAAGGTGTTCGACTCACCCGAGGACATCGACCGCCCGGTCATCGTCAAGTTCCCTGGGGCCAGAGGGGGTCGTGGGTACTTCATCTGCTCCGATCCGGAAGAGTTCGAGGAGAAGGCAGAGCGGCTGATCGAAGACGGCGTGATCGACGAGGAGGATCTCGAGCAGGCACACATAGAGGAGTACGTGGTCGGGACCAACTTCTGCGTCCACTACTTCCGGTCGGTCGTGGAGGATACCGTTGAGGTACTGGGGATGGATCGCCGTTATGAGACCAACATCGATGGCCTCGTCCGGATGCCGGCAGGCGATCAACTGGAAGCGGGACTGGAGCCTTCCTACGTCATCTCGGGTAACATCCCCGTGGTCGTGAGGGAGTCCCTGCTGGTGCAGCTGTACGAGATGGGCGATCGCGTGGTACGCGCATCCGAGGATATCGAGGAACCCGGCTTCATCGGGCCGTTCTGTCTACAAACGCTGTGCACCGAGGACCTCGAGTTCTACGTCTTCGAGCTCTCCGCCAGGATCGACGGTGGTACCAACGTGACCTTCCTGCCGTACGCGTACTTGAAGTTCGGCGAGATCGTGACCATGGGTCGCAGGATAGCCAAGGAGGTGCGCGAGGCTCGGGACAAGGGGCTCCTCGAAGGCGTCGTTACCTGA
- a CDS encoding thiamine-phosphate synthase family protein, with amino-acid sequence MLLIVAGHDPTGAGLRADIATAEALGVPAVSLPTLLSLQDEGVELVEPVDSRFLSDCLARYVPRCEVVKVGAVPTLKTFEILAKRLRDLTVVWDPVFRAEAGGELSEATPEEALETFGETVDILTPNTEELSQLVGREVRTTVEAELAARELVEEYGLTGVLVTGGHSVDRRDVWVPAEGNTIAWEVPPGEGAHGSGCVLSTALACFLVRGLDPETAVERAVRFARAAVREARNTPFGRVADPVAQIRRDATLGKATQHVIRALEIIESDPAFARAIPQVGMNVAEVFDPSRGLEGVVGLSGRIVLDGDRPTAVGRPVPGGSKHVGTVALTAHRLDPSVRAAVNARYDEELIERARDLGFVVSSFDRSEEPEEVDSTMEWGTEVAFRRADDTPDVVYDEGDVGKEPMIRVLGKSAVEAVTKLRMLLGCVVGV; translated from the coding sequence ATGCTCCTGATAGTCGCGGGACACGATCCCACGGGAGCCGGTCTCAGGGCAGACATAGCGACGGCCGAAGCCCTCGGAGTACCGGCGGTTTCGCTCCCGACGTTGCTATCGCTCCAGGATGAGGGCGTCGAGCTAGTCGAGCCCGTTGACTCACGGTTCTTATCGGACTGCTTGGCCCGATACGTCCCAAGGTGCGAGGTGGTCAAAGTCGGGGCCGTTCCTACTCTGAAAACCTTCGAGATACTGGCGAAACGGCTCCGTGACCTGACGGTAGTGTGGGACCCCGTGTTCAGAGCCGAGGCCGGAGGGGAGTTATCCGAAGCGACTCCTGAAGAGGCGTTGGAAACGTTTGGGGAAACAGTCGATATCCTCACTCCCAATACGGAAGAGCTGAGTCAGCTGGTCGGAAGGGAGGTACGCACCACGGTGGAGGCCGAGCTCGCAGCCCGTGAGCTGGTGGAGGAGTACGGCCTGACGGGTGTCCTCGTCACGGGGGGACACTCCGTCGACAGACGCGATGTGTGGGTGCCGGCTGAGGGGAACACCATCGCGTGGGAGGTGCCTCCGGGTGAAGGCGCTCACGGGTCCGGGTGCGTGCTCTCCACGGCTCTCGCGTGCTTCTTGGTCCGCGGGTTGGACCCTGAGACCGCCGTAGAACGAGCCGTTCGGTTCGCGAGAGCGGCGGTCCGAGAGGCCCGGAACACGCCCTTCGGCCGGGTGGCAGATCCCGTCGCACAAATTCGACGTGACGCGACATTGGGGAAGGCAACGCAGCACGTGATCCGGGCACTCGAGATCATCGAGTCGGACCCGGCCTTCGCGAGGGCGATCCCACAGGTCGGAATGAACGTGGCGGAGGTCTTCGACCCCTCCCGGGGTCTTGAAGGTGTTGTGGGACTCTCGGGTCGAATCGTCCTCGACGGTGATAGACCCACCGCGGTCGGTCGCCCGGTTCCGGGGGGCTCCAAGCACGTCGGCACCGTGGCTTTGACGGCACATCGGCTCGACCCCTCGGTCCGGGCCGCGGTGAACGCCAGGTACGACGAGGAGCTTATCGAGAGGGCCCGCGATCTCGGGTTCGTAGTGTCTTCGTTCGACCGGTCGGAAGAGCCGGAGGAAGTCGACTCCACGATGGAGTGGGGCACCGAGGTGGCGTTTCGGAGGGCGGACGACACTCCCGACGTCGTCTACGACGAGGGCGACGTGGGTAAGGAACCGATGATACGCGTGCTCGGAAAGAGTGCCGTGGAGGCCGTGACTAAGCTGAGAATGTTGTTGGGATGTGTTGTTGGGGTGTAA
- a CDS encoding class I SAM-dependent methyltransferase: MRRYRIRPTDFVAVVSHFEARELLRAVRKGGEIEIQLDLGLHSGKARINGDTVVIEGVELTRDELESMTGWKGAYGLTTDNVYRIEIRAEHYYKLLPVRPGEAPTIEIDGIRMHRTKWTDPWTDAGVKVGKVGVSEGDRVLDVCTGLGYTALRAVERGAEVISVEKDRNVLEIAGANPWSRGLEEVEILLGPAEEVVPSLDDEFDAIVHDPPRLARAGELYSENFYRELLRLLRPGGRLVHYVGAPGSRYRGKDVLAGVSRRLTRVGFEVVDVDRRWGLVTAEKPSARV, encoded by the coding sequence TTGCGCCGGTATAGGATCCGTCCCACGGATTTCGTTGCTGTTGTGTCTCATTTCGAAGCGAGAGAATTACTGCGCGCCGTGAGGAAGGGTGGAGAGATTGAGATCCAGCTAGATCTAGGCCTACACTCCGGGAAAGCCCGAATTAACGGTGATACCGTCGTTATTGAGGGTGTGGAGCTAACACGGGACGAACTGGAATCTATGACGGGATGGAAAGGCGCTTACGGACTGACTACCGATAATGTCTACAGGATCGAGATTCGGGCTGAGCACTACTACAAGCTCCTGCCGGTAAGACCCGGCGAAGCACCGACAATCGAGATTGACGGCATCAGGATGCACCGTACGAAGTGGACGGATCCCTGGACTGATGCCGGCGTCAAGGTGGGTAAGGTCGGGGTGTCCGAGGGAGATCGTGTCCTCGACGTATGCACGGGCCTGGGCTACACCGCGCTGCGGGCAGTTGAGCGTGGTGCGGAGGTAATCTCCGTCGAGAAGGACCGGAACGTCCTCGAAATCGCCGGTGCGAACCCTTGGTCGCGAGGGTTGGAGGAAGTGGAGATCCTGTTGGGGCCCGCGGAGGAAGTGGTTCCATCCCTCGACGACGAATTCGACGCTATTGTCCATGATCCTCCCAGACTCGCGAGAGCCGGGGAATTGTACTCCGAGAATTTTTATCGGGAGTTACTGCGGCTCCTGCGGCCCGGCGGTCGGCTCGTCCATTACGTCGGAGCTCCGGGGAGCCGGTATCGAGGAAAGGATGTGCTCGCAGGGGTGTCCAGGCGTCTCACACGCGTAGGGTTCGAGGTGGTGGACGTGGACCGAAGGTGGGGGTTGGTTACAGCTGAGAAACCCAGCGCTCGAGTGTAG
- a CDS encoding GIY-YIG nuclease family protein translates to MLPDHGSYALVFRVNRRVKVNVGSLGDVIVEAGSWTYVGSGMGQGSSGLRGRLGRHLKSAREGTERPHWHIDHLLSQVRPEVEGAWIMEGDRECELAAALADMVPGIRGFGCSDCHCETHLFRAGIAETAEAVRRVGGGTFLPTPTLERWVSQL, encoded by the coding sequence GTGCTACCGGATCATGGCTCGTACGCTCTCGTCTTCCGCGTGAACAGACGTGTCAAGGTGAACGTAGGAAGCTTGGGAGACGTGATCGTGGAGGCCGGGAGCTGGACCTACGTCGGATCGGGCATGGGGCAAGGGTCTTCCGGGCTCAGGGGTCGCCTCGGGCGTCACTTAAAATCGGCTCGGGAGGGAACGGAGCGACCCCACTGGCATATCGATCACCTGCTTTCCCAGGTACGACCTGAGGTCGAGGGCGCTTGGATAATGGAAGGCGACCGTGAATGCGAGCTAGCGGCGGCACTGGCGGATATGGTACCCGGGATTCGAGGATTCGGATGCTCAGATTGCCACTGTGAAACCCACCTATTCCGCGCAGGGATCGCCGAGACGGCGGAAGCCGTCAGACGGGTCGGTGGTGGGACGTTCTTACCCACCCCTACACTCGAGCGCTGGGTTTCTCAGCTGTAA
- a CDS encoding 6-pyruvoyl-tetrahydropterin synthase-related protein translates to MFGDSRLVLALLVILVGATIANAGNLMYPLLSRDSRAHVLKIWYTYHMLADGRWDPWCPMWYSGFPYLTYYGSLGYLLGAAVDAIVKDPVRTFVVCLIVASALIGVGVYALVRARGYARKVAVICALLGLTSGGFMKALNWEGVYPTILSLGFGFLALSCYERWLRGEKRHLAYATLLLVPACYSHPLGGLLSGGLILTRGIAEAVLREKLRTPRFLLQSTAPVAIGIAIAFSHYAAAIYYKRFLSELWLYPPGSVAGVLKDLTVGGKWSTGLLVTVTGIVGVAYEIRRRTGFGLFVLFWGMVSIVVTFAFVLGYWKYLPLGKNMLAERYTTVLMPMLLAVTAAPVVRQLLRSVKAAWAAPLGVAGLLLSGSVGALTYVPPEPPHVTSSAMKLWKWMGDSWPDDSYTARCDADPYTHLFDASVPISPIYSGHPTIMGWFSQGDPMFFSLAARWEWELGWVYDPNTLKTSLWATNTRYLLTKSSLLSKKLSQEPGFVLRKKAGDYRVFEFLGHGGSACVVPHPIAVVDRRLGLRTENAYYTTLLNFVATPGNRYVFVDATFCDARKFDRVIVRPLTPGDVDRAVKLAREGRKVLLILPVSDTRVARAVERLGVRVSPASPPSFVPLRKYLPSAYRVDGRWWKDVRVGHGLVRVCGVDVVYFTMRFHRLIKEVQTEGYRMPRLPTDEERKFVNGVLRGFDSGKPTQVHLEYRGDPAVMRVCGNGWVYLKVKYFPAWRSSDGPVYPASCGQMLVRAHGDTVLRYELPQSLSYGSYAAAVLGTLALGAMLLWM, encoded by the coding sequence TTGTTCGGCGACAGTCGTTTGGTTCTGGCGTTGCTCGTGATCCTGGTGGGTGCGACGATAGCCAACGCGGGGAACCTGATGTACCCGCTCTTAAGCAGAGACTCGCGCGCTCACGTGCTCAAGATATGGTACACATACCACATGCTTGCCGACGGTCGATGGGACCCGTGGTGCCCGATGTGGTACTCGGGATTCCCGTACCTCACGTATTACGGTTCCTTGGGGTACCTACTCGGCGCCGCCGTGGACGCGATAGTCAAGGATCCGGTACGGACGTTCGTCGTCTGCCTGATCGTCGCCTCCGCGTTGATCGGAGTGGGAGTCTACGCGCTCGTGCGGGCTCGAGGGTACGCCCGGAAGGTAGCCGTGATCTGCGCGCTTCTGGGCCTCACCTCCGGAGGGTTCATGAAAGCGCTGAACTGGGAGGGCGTGTACCCGACGATTCTATCCCTGGGGTTCGGGTTCCTGGCTCTTTCCTGCTACGAGCGGTGGTTGCGGGGTGAGAAGCGTCACCTGGCCTACGCGACGTTACTCCTGGTGCCCGCCTGCTACTCCCATCCGCTCGGCGGTCTACTTTCCGGAGGGTTGATTCTGACCCGTGGGATCGCCGAAGCCGTGCTTCGGGAGAAGCTTCGGACCCCCAGGTTCCTGTTGCAATCCACGGCACCCGTTGCCATCGGGATCGCGATCGCGTTCTCGCACTACGCGGCGGCGATCTACTACAAGAGGTTCCTATCGGAGCTGTGGTTATATCCACCAGGTTCCGTGGCGGGAGTTCTGAAAGACCTGACCGTGGGGGGTAAGTGGTCTACCGGACTGCTCGTAACGGTGACCGGCATCGTGGGCGTCGCTTACGAGATTCGACGTCGTACCGGGTTCGGTTTGTTCGTGTTGTTCTGGGGTATGGTCTCGATCGTGGTGACCTTCGCCTTCGTTCTCGGGTACTGGAAGTACCTCCCTCTCGGCAAGAACATGCTCGCGGAGCGTTACACGACTGTCCTCATGCCGATGCTGCTCGCAGTGACGGCGGCCCCCGTCGTTCGTCAGCTGCTCCGGTCGGTAAAAGCGGCTTGGGCGGCACCCCTCGGAGTGGCAGGGTTGCTTCTCTCCGGTAGCGTCGGAGCCCTGACGTACGTTCCTCCCGAGCCCCCACACGTCACGTCATCGGCCATGAAGTTATGGAAGTGGATGGGGGACAGCTGGCCGGACGACTCGTATACTGCCCGTTGTGATGCCGACCCTTACACGCATCTTTTCGACGCGAGCGTTCCGATTTCACCGATATACTCCGGGCACCCGACGATCATGGGGTGGTTCTCCCAAGGAGACCCGATGTTCTTCTCCCTGGCCGCCCGCTGGGAGTGGGAGCTCGGTTGGGTGTACGATCCCAACACCCTCAAAACCTCGCTCTGGGCGACCAACACCCGATACCTGCTGACGAAATCCTCGCTGCTGTCGAAGAAGTTGTCCCAGGAGCCGGGTTTCGTGTTACGGAAGAAGGCCGGTGACTACCGTGTGTTCGAGTTCTTAGGCCATGGTGGCTCCGCGTGCGTCGTCCCACATCCTATCGCGGTAGTGGATCGTCGCTTGGGCCTCAGGACCGAGAACGCGTACTACACCACGCTCCTCAACTTCGTCGCGACTCCCGGCAACCGGTACGTGTTCGTCGACGCCACGTTCTGCGACGCGAGGAAGTTCGACAGAGTGATCGTGAGACCTCTGACGCCGGGTGACGTGGACCGGGCGGTGAAGCTGGCTCGGGAGGGTCGTAAGGTACTGCTCATCCTACCGGTCTCCGACACACGAGTTGCCCGTGCCGTTGAACGTCTCGGTGTCAGGGTGAGTCCGGCCAGTCCGCCTTCCTTCGTTCCCCTCCGGAAGTACCTACCGTCCGCGTACCGAGTGGACGGCAGATGGTGGAAGGACGTGCGCGTCGGTCACGGGCTCGTCCGTGTGTGCGGTGTGGACGTGGTATACTTCACCATGCGGTTCCACAGGCTCATCAAGGAGGTGCAAACCGAAGGATACCGCATGCCCAGGCTACCGACGGATGAGGAGCGGAAGTTCGTCAACGGGGTCTTGCGAGGGTTCGATTCCGGGAAACCCACTCAAGTTCACCTGGAGTACCGCGGCGACCCTGCTGTGATGCGGGTATGTGGTAACGGGTGGGTGTACCTGAAGGTCAAGTACTTCCCCGCGTGGCGGTCCTCCGACGGTCCCGTCTACCCTGCTTCATGTGGACAGATGCTGGTGCGAGCCCACGGAGACACCGTACTGAGGTACGAGTTACCACAGTCCCTGTCCTACGGCTCTTACGCCGCGGCCGTACTGGGTACCCTGGCGCTCGGGGCGATGCTACTATGGATGTAA
- a CDS encoding class I SAM-dependent methyltransferase: protein MPELPYVAVPKHMAERARRVLSREDLLAKDVKARREEDMVLFPVRDAGRAGSVLEELGIPYEAGEAEFERTVEHRSVEEVLEDSFGWSVPVPYDVIGDVAVVQIPDELRGHEREVGRAIMKVHRRVRAVFERGPVRGVFRVRDLRRIAGKGPAVTEHREHRCRFRVDLARCYFNPRLATERRLLAEDVVEEGSTVLDLFAGVGPITVILKRFVPSVEVTACELNPVAYRYLLENLRLNRVEARAFLGDAREVSRLVGRFDYVIMNVPKMAHRFVETAVRCVRPEGRLIYYRIAPNAEEAFEELRRKADRPVELESHREVKPYSPEESLYRLVVRVH from the coding sequence GTGCCTGAGCTCCCCTACGTCGCCGTCCCCAAACATATGGCGGAACGCGCTAGGAGGGTACTGTCTCGAGAGGATCTTCTCGCCAAGGACGTCAAAGCGCGACGAGAAGAGGACATGGTGCTTTTTCCCGTACGCGATGCCGGACGTGCGGGCAGTGTGCTCGAAGAACTCGGGATACCCTACGAAGCGGGTGAAGCCGAGTTCGAACGGACAGTCGAACACCGGAGCGTAGAGGAGGTCCTCGAAGACAGCTTCGGATGGTCCGTGCCCGTACCTTACGACGTGATCGGCGACGTGGCCGTGGTTCAAATACCCGACGAGCTGCGTGGGCACGAACGCGAAGTCGGCCGGGCGATCATGAAAGTTCACCGACGGGTGAGGGCGGTCTTCGAGCGCGGTCCCGTCCGGGGAGTCTTCCGCGTTCGGGACCTCCGCCGCATAGCCGGGAAGGGCCCCGCGGTGACCGAACATCGAGAGCACAGGTGCAGGTTCCGGGTCGATCTGGCGCGGTGTTACTTCAACCCTAGGCTGGCCACCGAGCGCCGGTTGCTCGCCGAGGACGTCGTGGAGGAAGGATCCACGGTACTCGACCTTTTCGCCGGCGTGGGTCCCATCACGGTGATCCTGAAGCGGTTCGTCCCGAGCGTAGAGGTGACCGCCTGCGAACTGAACCCAGTCGCGTACAGGTACCTCCTGGAGAACCTCCGGCTGAACAGGGTCGAGGCGAGGGCCTTCCTGGGCGATGCACGCGAGGTGTCGCGGCTGGTGGGGCGGTTCGACTACGTGATCATGAACGTACCCAAGATGGCGCACCGGTTCGTCGAAACCGCGGTACGGTGTGTACGGCCCGAGGGTAGGCTGATCTACTACCGGATAGCTCCGAACGCCGAGGAAGCGTTCGAGGAGCTCCGTAGGAAGGCCGATAGACCGGTGGAACTCGAGTCTCACCGGGAGGTGAAGCCGTACTCCCCGGAGGAGTCGCTTTACCGGCTCGTGGTCCGCGTTCACTGA
- a CDS encoding RecB-family nuclease, with protein sequence MIPVTVVYHNVHSPRKVEEMARTVAGFGAKRFVISRALGSAAQEGVPKAQRICLEAGVELLFFQDLEEALKALSPDVTYMAEDAEHGGAKPLDFDAVVEEIEQEREVCFVFGSARPGLTKQELELGDEAVYVGTERNVGEVGAVAILLHELRKRLNQ encoded by the coding sequence GTGATTCCCGTGACCGTTGTGTACCACAACGTGCACAGCCCCAGGAAGGTGGAGGAGATGGCCAGGACCGTGGCCGGTTTCGGGGCGAAGCGGTTCGTCATCAGCAGAGCACTCGGTAGCGCGGCCCAGGAAGGGGTGCCCAAGGCGCAGAGGATCTGCCTGGAGGCCGGAGTCGAGCTCCTGTTCTTTCAGGACCTGGAGGAGGCCCTGAAGGCGCTCTCCCCGGACGTGACGTACATGGCCGAGGATGCCGAGCACGGTGGGGCGAAGCCGCTGGACTTCGACGCCGTGGTCGAAGAGATCGAGCAGGAGAGGGAGGTCTGCTTCGTCTTCGGCAGCGCCAGACCGGGATTGACGAAACAGGAGCTCGAGCTCGGTGACGAGGCCGTGTACGTGGGTACGGAGCGTAACGTGGGTGAGGTAGGCGCCGTAGCGATCCTACTCCACGAGCTGAGAAAGCGTCTGAATCAGTGA